The Spirosoma sp. SC4-14 DNA window TGCGCTGGTTCCGTTGCAAACGTATGTGTTCACGCGCCCCGAAGAGATGGCGTCGAACGTAGAATTATATAGCTGGGTTGCCATTCTGCTGGTTGTCTATACGTTTGGGCTTGAAACCGCATTTTTTCGCTTTGCCGCCCGTCGGCCAGAAGACAAAATCAAGGTATTCGACGAAACACTGAGCATTGTCTTCATCATCAGCGCTTTCTTTTCAATACTGATCATTCTGCTCACACCCAAAATTGTTGTGTGGCTCGATTATCCGGGACAGGAATTGTCGGTTATCTGGGTGGCACTGATTGTGGCTATCGATGCCATAATGGCCATTCCCTTTGCCCGCCTGCGGGTCGAGAATCGGGCTCGTCGATTTGTTCAGGCAAAAATTATTAACATTCTGATTGTGGTGGCGCTGAATGTGTTTTTCCTGATCTTCTGTCGGGATGTTTATAACGGAAAATACCTGTCGGTCCTGAAGCCGGTAATCGACCTGATTTATTATCCGAGTATTGGTCCGGGCTATATCATTCTGGCTAATTTGTTGGGCAACGCTACGTATTTTGTGCTGCTACGGGATGCTTTCGAAGGGTTTCGATTCCGGCTCAATAAGGACGAAGCAAAAACAATGCTGATCTACGCGGCTCCGCTGATGCTAACGAGTCTGGCAGGGTTCGTTAACTCTATGACCGACCGGCTGTTTTTGCAGCACTGGCTACCCGACAATTTTTATCCGGGGCTGACCAGCAAAGATGCCCTCGGCATTTATGGTAACTGCCTGAAACTATCGGTGTTTATGGCCCTGGTCATTCAGTCGTTTAAGTTTGCGGCCGATCCGTTTTTTTTCTCCCGTGCCGAAGATAAAAACTCGCCCAAGCTACTGGCCGACGTAACGAAGTGGTTTATTATCGTTTGTGTGCTGATTTGGGTGGGCGTTAGCCTGAATCTGGATGTGGTGGGGTTACTGGTTTCGAAGAAGTACCGACCCGGTTTGCCCGTGGTTCCGCTTTTGTTGCTAGCCAATCTGTTTCTGGGTGTTTACTATAACATCTCATTCTGGTTTAAGCTCAGCGACAAAACCCAGTTTGGAACCCTCATTACGATCATTGGTGCTGCCATAACCATAGCCGGAAACATCGTTCTTATTCCATTGCTGGGCTATATGGGCTGTGCTATTGCCTTCCTGGTATCGAGCTTTCTTATGATGGTGATTTGTTACGGACTAGGGGAGAAGTATTATCCCGTTCCCTATCATATAGGGTCGGCGGTTGGCTATATTTTAGGCGCGGGACTGCTGATCTACGCATCGGAATACATCAAAATCCCGAACCTATGGCTGTCGGTGCCCTATCATATGGCGCTGTTTGGGTTGTTTGTTGCTGTTGTGCTGGTTATCGAACGCAATACCTTTCTGCCTGCACTGGAGCGGTTTCGTAAGCGCAAAGTATCTGATAAAGTTAAAGCCTAAAAAACCTAAAAGGTCTCGAAGACCTTTTAGGTTTTTTAGGCTTTAACCTGCTAATCACAAATCGGGGCGTAGGTTTGCTTCTTCGACCTTTGCTGTTCGGCTCTGCACGGCGGAGGTGATAAAAAAACCAACGGCTTTTTTTCCCGCAGTATTCGTATTTACGATGTTTGTAGGCACATTGGTTGGGGGAGTTGCGAATAAACCACCGTTCGTAATCTGTGTGCGTAACTCCTGCCAGAACTCAAACGCTTCTTTCGGAAGTGATTGTATCTCAACCTTAACGACAT harbors:
- a CDS encoding oligosaccharide flippase family protein, coding for MSTFKKLASDTALYGVSTILGRMLNFALVPLQTYVFTRPEEMASNVELYSWVAILLVVYTFGLETAFFRFAARRPEDKIKVFDETLSIVFIISAFFSILIILLTPKIVVWLDYPGQELSVIWVALIVAIDAIMAIPFARLRVENRARRFVQAKIINILIVVALNVFFLIFCRDVYNGKYLSVLKPVIDLIYYPSIGPGYIILANLLGNATYFVLLRDAFEGFRFRLNKDEAKTMLIYAAPLMLTSLAGFVNSMTDRLFLQHWLPDNFYPGLTSKDALGIYGNCLKLSVFMALVIQSFKFAADPFFFSRAEDKNSPKLLADVTKWFIIVCVLIWVGVSLNLDVVGLLVSKKYRPGLPVVPLLLLANLFLGVYYNISFWFKLSDKTQFGTLITIIGAAITIAGNIVLIPLLGYMGCAIAFLVSSFLMMVICYGLGEKYYPVPYHIGSAVGYILGAGLLIYASEYIKIPNLWLSVPYHMALFGLFVAVVLVIERNTFLPALERFRKRKVSDKVKA